CACCGCGGTCATGTTGATGATACGTCGCACGGTCGCGGCCGGCGTCAGGATGTGAACCGGCTTGGCGCAGCCGAGCAGGAACGGGCCGACCGTCACGCCTTCGCCGCCCGTCATCTTGAGCAGGTTGTACGTAATGTTGGCGGCTTCCACGTTCGGCATGACGAGCAGGTTCGCCTCGCCCGACAGACGCGAGGCCGGATAGGCCGCGCGACGCACCGCTTCGGACAGCGCGGCATCGCCGTGCATTTCGCCGTCGACTTCCAGTTCCGGCGCACGCGCGGCCAGCAGCTCGGCCGCACGCGCCATGCGCTGCGCCGATGCCGACTTCACGCTGCCGAAGTTCGAGTTCGAGAGCAGCGCCACCTTCGGTGCAATGCCGAAGCGCTCGATTTCCTTCGCGGCCAGCACCGTCATCTCGGCGAGCTGCTCCGAGGTCGGCGTCTCGTTCACGTACGTGTCGCTGATGAACAGGTTGCGCTTCTCGAGCATCAACAGGTTCATGGCGGCGTAGTTCTCGACGCCGGCGGCGCGGCCAAGCACTTGATCGACCACGTCGAGATGACGATGGTACGTATCGATCATGCCGCAGATCATGCCGTCGGCTTCGCCCAGACGCACGAGGATCGCGCCGATGAGCGTGTTGTCCTTGCGCATGGCCGCCTTGGCGACCTCCGGCGTGACACCATGGCGGGCGCCGAGGTTGTGATATTCCTGCCAGCAACGCTGATAGCGCGAGTCGTCTTCCGGATTGACGATTTCGAAGTCGACGCCCGGCTTGAGCTTCGAGCCGATCTTCTGCAGGCGCATCTCGACCACGGCCGGACGGCCGATGATGATCGGCTTGGCGATACGCTCGGCGAGCACGAATTGCGCGGCGCGCAGCACGCGCTCGTCTTCGCCCTCGGCGAACACGATGCGTGCGGCGTCGTTACCGAAGCGTGCGCGCGCGGCGGCGAACACCGGGCGCATGATGAAGCCCGTGCGATACACGGTCGTGCCGAGTTGCTCGCGATAGGCGTCCATGTCCTGAATCGGACGCGTGGCCACTCCCGAATCCATCGCGGCTTGCGCCACGGCCGGCGCGATCTTCATGATCAGGCGCGGATCGAACGGCTTGGGAATGATGTATTCCGGACCGAATTCGAGCGACTGGCCCTCGTAGGCGCGCGCGACTTCTTCGCTCTGCTCCTCTTCCTGCGCGAGTTCGGCGATGGCGCGCACGGTGGCGAGCTTCATCTCCTCGGTGATGGTGGTCGCACCGACGTCGAGCGCGCCACGGAAGATGAACGGGAAGCACAGCACGTTGTTGACCTGGTTCGGATAGTCCGAACGGCCCGTCGCGATGATGCAGTCCGGACGCGCCGCCTTGGCGACTTCCGGACGAATTTCCGGTTCCGGGTTGGCGAGCGCCAGAATCAACGGACGCGGGCCCATGGTCTTGACCATGTCGGCGCTCAGCACACCGGCGGTCGAGCAGCCGAGGAAGACGTCGGCGCCGTTCGAAGCGTCGGCCAGCGTGCGAGCTTCGGTGGCCACGGCATAGCGCGCCTTGCTTTCGTCGAGCTTGTCGCGGCCGCTGTGGATCACGCCCTTCGAATCGAGAACGAGGATGTTCTCTTTCTTCAGGCCGAGATTCACGAGCAGGTCCAGACAGGCGATGGCGGCGGCGCCCGCGCCCGAGCACACCAGCTTGACCTTGGCGATGTCCTTGCCGACGACCTTCAGGCCGTTGAGGATGGCGGCCGACGCAATGATGGCGGTACCGTGCTGATCGTCGTGGAAGACCGGGATCTTCATGCGCTCGCGCAGCTTCTTCTCGATGTAGAAGCACTCGGGCGCCTTGATGTCTTCGAGGTTGATGCCGCCGAGCGTCGGCTCGAGCATGGCGATCGCTTCGACGAGCTTGTCCGGATCGTGTTCGGCGAGTTCGATGTCGAACACGTCGATGCCGGCGAACTTCTTGAACAGGCAGCCCTTGCCTTCCATCACCGGCTTGGCGGCGAGCGGGCCGATGTTACCCAGGCCCAGCACGGCGGTGCCGTTCGTGATCACACCCACGAGGTTGCTGCGCGACGTGTAGCGGTTCGCGGCGAGCGGGTCTTCGGCGATGGCCTCGCAGGCGTACGCGACGCCCGGCGAATAGGCCAGCGACAGATCGATCTGGTTCGACAGCGGCTTGGTCGGCGTCACCGAGATTTTGCCCGGACGCGGATTCTCGTGGTACGCCAGGGCGCTTTGTTTCAGTTGTTCATCCATATCTCGATACCTAAGAACAGGGCGACGGCCGGTCTGTGCCGCATGCGGGCAGCGTGTCGACTCGGCCGTCTTTTGACGGGATCACGGCGGGGAAGAAGCCTTCCGGAGGGATTCGGCGATTGTGTCGTCGACGGAGTTCTTCGCGGCGCGGCGGCGTGATGACCGACGCTTCCCCGGCCCGGAATGTCGCGCTCTCGCGCGTCGGGCCGTGGGACTTGCGGTGCGCCGGACGCACCGCAGGACGCAAAGTGTACACCCTGCGCCGAAAGCCCGATGCCGCGCGCGCAGTATGGCGCGCGTGCGTCCGGGCTGGCCGGCGGCCTTATTGCAGCGCCTCGCCGCGACGCTCGGGGATCAGGAACAGCGTGGCGATGATGTCAAGCACGTAGATGCCCGCGAGAAAGACGAGCGCCAGCTTGAACGAGTACGCTGCCGCGAGGGCGCCCACGGTGAGCGGGCCGAAGCCGCCCACGGCGCGGCCGATATTGAACAGCACGTTTTGCGCGGTGGCCCGGGCCGCCGTCGGATACAGCTCGGAGATGAGCGCGCCGTAGCCACCGATCATGCCGTTCACGAACAGCCCCATCACCGCACCGCCGACGAGCAGCGCGAACTGCGACTGCAGTTGTGCGTACACGAACACCATCACGACCGCGCCGATCTGGTAGCCGATGAAGGTCGGACGACGGCCGACGCGATCGGCCAGGCGCCCGAACAGCCAGATGCCGAACGCCATGCCGAGCACCGTCACCGCCGTCCACATGGCCGACTTGGTGAGCGAGTAGCCGAACGTCTTCGACAGGTAGGACGGCATCCAGATCATCAGGCCGTAGTAACCGAAATTCTGCACCGAGCACAGGATCGCCACGCCGAGGCTCGCGCGCGTGGTCGCGCAGTCCTTGACCAGCAGCTTGAGCGGCGCATGCTCGCGCGGCTGCTTCTGCTGCGCGAGGAACATCTCCGGCTCGCCGAGCGTGCGACGCATGACGAACGACACCACGGCGGGCAGCAGGCCGACGGCAAACATGCCGCGCCAGCCGATGACCGGCAACAGCACCGGCGTGAGCAGCGCGGCGGCGAGCACGCCCGCCTGCCACCCCAGCCCCACGAACGACGACGCCCGCGCCCGACGGGCCGGTGCGCACGCCTCGGCGGCCAGCGCCATACCGATGCCGAATTCGCCGCCCAGGCCTATGCCGGCAATCGTGCGGTACGCGAGCAGATCCCAGTAGCCCTGCGCGAGCGCGCACATGCCGGTGAACACGGCGAAGACCAGGATCGTCCACGACAGCACGCGCACACGACCGTAGCGATCCGAGAGCATGCCGAAGACGATGCCGCCCACGACCGCACCGACGAGCGTCCAGGTCACGAGCGCGCCGGATTGCGCGCTGGTGAGCGCGAGGTCGGCTGCGATGGCCGGCAGGATGAAGCCGAGGATCAGCAGATCGAAGCCGTCCATGGCATAGCCGATGGCGGAGGCCCACAGGGCGCGGTTCGCGTAGGCGTTGTCTTGCGGCACACCGGCGAGCGGTGAAGCGGCAAGCGAGGGCGAGGAATCGTTAGGCATGAGCACGTCCGACGGGGCTGAAATTCGGCGAGAGTGTATGCCTGTCATAAAGGCTCGGCAACTATCTCTTTTTTTGGACTCATCTGTCGTCGGCAGATTTTCATATGCGCTGTGCGGGCACTCTTTGCGTATTCCGCGCTCGAAAAATATACGCTAAGTGCATAATTGCCCGTGCATCTGCTCAAACTTGTGGCATAATTCGCGTTCAAGCGCCGGGCTGTCGCCGCAGCACGCACCGACCGGCCGACTTGCTCAGCCGTTCTGCCGTGGCGCCCCCATGCCGCGGCGGTGCGCTGACCGACCCATGACTCCTGGTTGTACGCCGCGCGGCGGGCAGCCAAGCAAAGGAACCGCATCATGATTGGCATCGACCGCCAGGCGATTTCCGACATCACCGCCAAGATCCTGCTCGAAGTGGGCGCGGTGCATTTCAACGCCGAGAAGCCGTACATCTTCACCTCGGGCTGGGCCAGCCCGGTCTACACCGACTGCCGCAAGCTGATCTCGTACCCGCGCGTGCGTCGCACGCTGATGGACTTCGCCGAGGCCGTCATCATTCAGGACGTCGGCTGCGAGCAGTTCGACACGGTGGCCGGCGGCGAGACCGCGGGCATTCCGTTCGCCGCCTGGATCGCCGACAAGCTGATGCTGCCGATGCAGTACGTGCGCAAGAAGCCGAAGGGTTTCGGCCGCAATGCGCAGATCGAGGGGGATTTGCCGGAAGGCTCGCGCGTGCTGCTCGTCGAGGATCTGACGACCGACGGCCGCAGCAAGATCAACTTCTGCAAGGCGCTGCGCGAAGCCGGTGCGAAGGTCAATCACGTGTTCGTGATCTTCCACTACGACATCTTCCCGGAGAGCCGTCAGGTGCTCAAGGACATCGACGTGCAACTGCACTCGCTGGCCACGTGGTGGGACGTGCTGCGCGTTGCCAAGCAACAGAACCACTTCGACACGAAGACGCTCGACGAAGTCGAGAAATTCCTGCACGCACCGGCCGAGTGGTCGGGCGCGCACGGCGGCGCCACGTCCTTCCCGAAGGACTGAGTTCCGTGGCAGTATTCGCTTGAGAGGCGAGATGTGGCCGAACGGCCGGCTTGAAAAGGCCGGCCGTTTTTTCATCCGCCCGCATCCATCGTCACAATTCGCACGATCCGGGAGGAGAGTCGCCCATGGTTGCTTCGGTCGTCGCCATCAGTATCGGCGCCGCACTCGGCGCGCTGCTGCGCTGGGTGCTCAACGTGCAATTCAACGCGCTACTGCCCACGCTTCCGCTCGGCACCCTCGCCGCGAACCTCGGCGGCGGCTATCTCATCGGCATCGCCGTGGCCGTCTTCAGCCACGTGCCGTCGCTGCCCGTCGAGTGGCGCCTGTTCATCATCACCGGCTTTCTCGGTGGCCTCACCACCTTCTCCACGTTCTCCGCCGAAGTCACCGAACTGCTGCGCGAAGGACAGATCGGCTGGGCATCGCTGATCGTCGTCACGCACGTCGGCGGCTCGCTGATCATGACGCTGCTCGGCATGGCCAGCGGCACGCTGCTCGTGAACTGGCTGCGTCCGGTAGCCTGAATCTTCCGACGACGGCGCACCGGTTACGGCAGCAGCATCACGAGCTTGACGTCGTCATGGCCGGACAGGCGAAACGTGACCTGCGCGAAATCGATGTCGCCCCGCACCGGGTGATGGAAGCCCCGCCGCCCGCCTTCGCGCTCCACGACATCCTGTTGCGACCACAGCGCCGCGAAGACGCGGCTCTCGCGTTGCAGGGCATCGGTGAGCGCGCGCACCGGCGTGTCGTCGAGATACGCGCTGCACTCCGCCCGAAATTCCGCCACCACGCGTCGCGCGCGGCTGTCCCAATCCCGGATCAGCGCTCGCGCGCCGACGTCGAGAAAGATGTAGCGCATCAGGTTCTTCGCGCCAGGGGTGTCGAGCCAGCCGCGAAAGATGTCTGCCGCGGCGTCGTTCCACGCGAGCACGTCCCAGCACCGGTCGAGCGCATACGCAGGCGCGGCCACGGCCGCGACAGCCGCCTGCACCTGCGCCGCCGCGTGATGCGGCAACGGCTCGGCGCCACGCTCCGGGTCGCGCCGGCCGGCGAGTTCGAACAGATACGCCCGCTCGGCGCGCGAGAGGCGCAGGGCACTCGCCACTGCCGCCAGCGCACCCGCTGAGATCGACACCTCGCGCGCCTGCTCGATCCACGTGTACCAGGTAGCCGACAGGCCGCACAACTGCGCCACCTCTTCACGGCGCAGGCCAGGGGTGCGGCGACGCCCGATCGGCGGTAGCCCGACGGCGGCCGGTGTGAGCCGCTCGCGATGCGCGCGCAGGAAGTCGCCGAGCGCGCGACGCTGGCTCGCGGCGCCGCGCGCGTCGTCGGCGGGTGCGTCGTCCAGACGTGCAACGTCGGTTTGCAGGATAGGGGTAGTTTTCATACCAGGATAAATGCGTAACTTGTACCGGTATCGACGAGCCATTATCGTGACACTCGTCGACATCGTGCAAGCCCCGATTGGTGCACGACATCCGCACCTGCTGCGCGCCGCGCCCCCACAAACGAAGGAGACTTTCCGTGAGCGATTCCCAACGTCCAGCGTCGTCCGCCGTCGACGCCCATCAAGCCCACAATACCGTCGTCACCGGCCAGTTCGGCCCGCAGGCGTCGGCCTATCTGACGAGCGCCAATCATGCGCAGGGTGCCGATCTGGAGCAACTCGCCGCCATCGCCCGGGCTCACCCCGGCGCCCAGGTGCTCGACCTCGGCTGCGGCGCGGGCCACGTGAGCTTCTTCGCTGCTCCGCACGTCGCGCGCGTGGTGGCCTACGACCTGTCGTCTGACATGCTCGGTGTGGTGGCCGCCGAAGCGGCCAAGCGCGGGCTCGCGAACGTCGTCACGCAACTGGGCGCGGCCGAATCGCTGCCATTCGAAGACGCCAGCTTCGATCTCGTCTTCAGCCGCTACAGCGCGCATCACTGGGCGGACGTGGGCGCCGCGTTGCGCGAAATGCGCCGCGTGCTCAAGCCGGGCGGGCGCGTGGCGATCTGCGACGTCGCCTCGACCGGGCAACCGCTCTTCGACACGTATCTGCAAGCGGTCGAAGTCCTGCGCGACACCTCGCACGTGCGCGACTACTCACTCGGCGAATGGCTGACGATGGCAGCCGGCGCGGGCTTCACGGCGACCTCGCTCACGCCGCGCACGCTGGACCTCGACTTCAGGACGTGGACCGCGCGCATGCGCACGCCCGAGCCGATGCAGGCCGCCATCCGTGCACTGCAGACGGCGATGGCCGACGACGTGCGTCGGCATTTCAGGATCCAGCCGGACGGTTCGTTCACGCTCGACACGTTCACGCTCGAACTCGTCGCCGGCTGACGCTACCTGGGCCGGGTAGACCGGGCGACGCCATCGCGCGCGCCCGGAGCGCCCCGGTGAGCCGCCCTTCGCGCCTCTTCACCGGAGACAAGCCGCCAGGCGACCCGCGCTGCCACGGAAGGCGCGAACAACGCGGCGGGCGGCTCGATCATGTGCATCACGCGCAGAAATCTCCGATAGACGGCCTCGTCGTGGACGGCCATGGCGAGCAACACTTCCACGTAACGCTGCATGAACCGCGCTTTCCAGTGCGTCATCCCCTGGTTTGCGGTCTGGCGCAGATCGACGCCCGTCGCAAAGATCCAGGCACGCTCGGCGACGCGGGCGAGCGCGCGCTGCAACGCCAGACTGCCGGGCACCTCCCCCGCGCTGCGACGCTCGCGCAGATGCGCGAGATGCGCATCCAGTGCCACGGCACTCAATGCGGCGACCGTCATGCCCTGCCCGTACACCGGGTTGAAACTGCACGCGGCGTCGCCGAGCACCGCGAAGCCGGCGGGCCATGCCGCCATCTCGTCGAAGTGGCGCAGGCGATTTTCGGTGCGACGGAATCGCCGAATCGGCGATACGGGTTCGGCATGCGCAATCGCGTCGTGGAGCGCGAGCCCGCGCAGGCTGTGCGCGAACGCCAGGAAGCCGGCGTCGTCGCCGGGAGGATAATCACCCCCCGCCCCTGTCAAGGTGACGATCCAGCGATTGCCCTCGATCGGGAAGATCGTGCCGCTGCGCAGGCACTCCGGCGGACGACCGTGAATGACGAGCGCGTCCCAGTCGCGCCAGACCGAGCGCTTCGGCATGCGATAAAGGCGGCTCGAATAGCCGACTCGGGCGTCCACGACCGTCTCCTGCACGGCTTCGAACCCCGCCGCCAGCAACCACGTTGGGGCGCGAGAGCTGCGACCGCTGGCGTCGACGACAAACGCGGCGCCCAGGGTTTCGACGCTGTCCGCACCGCAGCCACCGTCAGCTTCATCGGTATTCGCCGACGATTCGCCGCAACGGCGCCGAACGTTCACGCCGCAAACGCGCCCGAGCACGGGATCGAAGTGCAGGCCCGTGACGTCGCGCCCGGTCAATACGCTGACTCGCGCGTGCGCGAGCACCCGTCGACGCACTTCGAATTCGAGTAGATCGCGGCTCGTCGACCACGTGACGAAGCCCTCTTCGGCGCGCGCCAGCCATCCCGCGGGCCCTAGCCAGCGCACCGAGCGATACCAGTCCAACGGCACCGCGCCGGCGTCGAGCAACGTCTGGCCAAGATCGGGAAACAACGCCTCGAGCGTCTTGCGGCCACGCATCAGCAGTTGGTGAACATAGTGCCCTTGAGGAACCCCGGCCCTCGGCCCGGGGGCATCGCCAAGGCGGTCGCGCTCCACGAGCAGCACTTCATCGAAATGCCCAGCCAGAACATGCGCCGCGAAAAGGCCCGCCATGCCGGCGCCGATCACGATGGCGCGCCCGGTGGCGTCCCGTGGCGCGGTGCGGACGATCCTGGCTTGTGTGGGTTCAAGCGTCACGATGGACCTCCCATTATCGGAACCATCGATTCAGCGGGCTCGACGAAGGCGGCACCTCGATCCGATGCGCGATCTGCCGATGGAATTCCGGCAGACGGCTCCAATGCATGCCGGGCCGTACGTGATGGGCCAGGTGATAGCCGTTGTTGAAGAACACCCGGTTGAGCCAACGATGCGTCTTGGTGTGCGATGCCTTGAACGGATCGGTGCCATGGAGATCGATATGATCGTCGTACGTCAGTTGAATGAAGTTGAGCCAGACGAGAACGATCGGCGCGACGAAAAACAGAAGTGCGTTGCGCGGGTCGTGATAGAACAGTGCCGCCACGACGACGACGCTGGCGGCCACCTGCCAGAGACAACGCCGCCGCAGATGCCGGCAGGTGCGGCCGATGCGCAGCACGTGATAGTCATACGTCAGGAAATAGTGCGCGACGTAGACGAGTCTCGACATCTTTCGTCCGCCTGCGTCGATCCACCGCGACGGATCGCGCTCCGGTTCCATGTAATGCAGGTGATGCCCCCGACTGTGGTGCAGACGGAACTTCGCGGCGTACATGCCGGTTTGCAGGAACATCACCAGTTCGATGGTCCGGTTGCCCCACACGTTCGAGAACATGCCGACATGCGACTGATTGTGCACCGCGGTCGACACGGCGATCTGCGGCAGCAGCAGCAATACGGCACACGCGATCGCCGTGCGCAGGTCCCGGATGCAGAAGTAGGCCGTCCACTGCAACGCCGCCGTCCCCGCCACAAGGGCGAGCGGGGCGAGATCCTGTGAGTAGCGTAGGCCCAGGAAGCGGGCAAGCGATTTCATGATGCCTCCTTGCAGCGCGAAAATGCGGGAGCACGGGGGTGTGGGGGCACTACGGCTCAATGCACATCGCGCGCCTTGCTCGCATGGCGCAGACGGGCAAGCAAGGCCGGCGACGAGAAGCTCCAGTGCGCATTCATCGTGCCGAGCGTGCGGCCCGACTGCAGCCACTCGCTCCTGCACGCCAGCGACGACAGACGCTCATGGCGGTAGGCTTTCTCGACGATCACGAGCCGCACGGCGAGCGGCGCGTGCAGTTCGGCGAAATGCACGAAGGTGACCTCGAGCGAATCGAGGACGAATGCCAGTTCGTGAGACACGTCGTAGAAACGATGCGAAATCGCCGTGCCGACCTGACGCGTCGCCTCGATCAGCATGAGCCCGGGAACGTGGTCGAGCGGATGCTCGAAGAAGAACCCGTGGTGCGGGTCGATCGCGAGCATCGCCGTGAAGCAGTCGTGGCCGTCCGGCGTCGCGTCGGCCCTGTCGATCGACGCGACGAACACGTTGGCCGGATCGCACTTGTGAACCAGCGCACTATCGAGCCGGGTCGTTATCTCGATGGCGTCCGCCGCGTTGCTGTAGCCGCTTCCGGCATTGCCGGCGACGGCGTCGGGGTGAGTCGCTTGGGGGTCCATGGCAGCTCCAATCAAACGTGTGGAAGCGAAGATCGCGCCGGCAGTTCAATGCCGGACGTTTCCCGACGCGCGGAAGCCGTAGCCGGGGTCGGCGGTGTACCGCGGATGACGTTCGGGAGACGACTGCGCAATGCAAGCCGCCGCCTCCTGCGCCGAGAACATGCAGGCCTCGATCGAGGCGCCGCGCAGGTAATCGCCAGCCAGCGCGAGGCCGTCGATGGCATGGCGGGGATCGCGAAGCAATGCGCGCAACCGGTAGTGATGCGGCGCGTAGGCGCACAGTCCGGGATCGAAGAGATGCGTGACGAACTCGCGGCGATCCTCGCGACCGACCGGGATGTAGCGATTCAAGGTCGCTTCGGCCATGTTCAGCAGGCCCTCGGCGTTCTGCGCCGATAGGCCGCTCTCGCTTCGAGCTGCGTCGATCACGGCGCGCGCCTTGCGGCCACTGAACGTGTAGCGCACCGTATCGAGCCTGTCGATGCCGTAGGCGCCGGCATTGCTCAACGCACAATCCGGGCCGAACGACAGGCCACGCACGGTGGGCGAGAATATCGGCCGACCGTAGGCGGCGACCGCCACGAGCACGGGGAAGTAACGAATTTCATCGAGCGCCGCGGCGAGCAGGGCGTCGTGCTCGCGCAGCAGATCGGCGCTCACGCACGCGGGCGTCGCGAGCACCACGCGATCGTACGCCAGGTGCCGAAGGCGGCCATCGTCATGCCGCGCCAGCACACCCGAGACATGCCCGTTGCGTACCATGAGCTGCTCCACCCGCACATTGCAGCGAACCTGCAGCGGCGCGACCGCGGTGCGAACGAAGGCGCCCATGCCATCCTTGAGCTGGTCGTAGGTATCGAGCCACATGCCAAGGTGTGTGCCGAAATTGCCGAGGTGGATCTCGTCGGGCTCCGCACCGTTCATGCGCACCGACATCGCCCGCACGACGGAACGGCAGAATGCGGCGCTGAAGTACGACGAAATCGGCGAATCGTCGGCGCGACGCGCCAACGCGGCGAACGACGGCCCATCGAGAAAGCGGTTGCGGTCATCGAGCCACACGCGGGCGCACAAGGCGGCCAGACGTATCGCGTCGGCGGGCGGGCAACCCTTGATGTAGGCGAGCGTGCTTTGCAGACGATGCGTGCTGTCGAGCGTAACGATGCGTCCGTTGCGAATGCGCGATGTGTTGATCCCGAACGGCTCGAACGCAAACGATCCCAGTTCTTGCGCCAGCGCGCGAAAGCGCCGATAGCGTCGACCGATATTCTTGCCACCGAGATCGACGCAGTGGCCATCGAGCATCGCGGTCGTCATCCGGCCGCCCGGCGCACCCCGCTGTTCGAGCAATTCGACATGGACGCCCGCCGCGCGCAGGTAGTGTGCCGCCGCGATGCCGGATATGCCGCCGCCAACGACGGCGCAGCTCGGAGTACTCATCATCATTCACCCCCGCATGTTCGAAAGACATGCTCAAAGTACCGTGACGGCGACACGCGAATATCACGACATCCTAAGCATATGCGAAGGCGAAATATCCCTTGAATCTTATGGAGCGTTTACTGATAGTGATCCACCGGAGGCGTGGCAAACGAGCCGCCTTCCGCGACGCATGCCAGGCGCTCGTCGGGATTTCAAAGGAATTTCATGGGGAGTTTCCGGTGGGCACCGGATAGGGTTGTGCAAGCCCACAAACGCAATGAGGCCGGATTCCGCTCAGCGGAATCCGGCCTCCCATCGACGCGTCTGTTCGACGCCGGAAAATCAACTCACCGTGGCACGGACGTTCTCGTTCCGGCGTGTCGAACTTGTCTTGACCTGTCGCTTCGGCGATGGCGCCGGTTATTGAATCCAGAACCCTTCATCGCTCTTTTCGCCGCCCGCATCGCTGCCCTTCTCGCCACTGATGTCGGCCGCGCCAGCGAGCAGCGCCACGTAGTGACGCAACGCCCTCGCCCGCGCTTGCTCATACAACTGCGCCGCGATGCGATCGGCCACGCGCTCGAAGGGCGGCATGCGCCCTTTCACTCGGCGCTCGATGCGTACGACGTGAAAACCGTAGCGCGTGTTGATGAGCCGCGGCACGACGCCGAGCCGCTCGCCGCAGAACAGCACCAGTTCGAACTCCGGCGCACCGCTGCCGCGAGCAAGCATGCCGAGGCTGCCGCCGTCGCGGCCTGACGGACAGTCCGACATGCGCGCCGCGACGGACTCGAACGACGCCGGCTCGGCGAGCACGGCATCGAGCGCCGCCTGCGCACGCCCGAGCGTGGTGGACAGCGGCACGCCGGCAGACAGCGCGAACAGGATGTGACTCGCCTGCACCTTGTCGCCCACACGGAACTGCCCGGCATGATCATGGAAGTAGGCCCGGCATTCGGCCTCGGTCGGGCGTCGCACATGCACGTCGCGCGTGAAGAGCGCATCGATGATCGCGTCATCGCTTGCGCTGTCCACGTCGGTCTCCGCGAGCAATCGCAGATCGCGTACGCGCTGGCGCAGCAACTCGCGGCTCACGAGTGCGTGCCGGGCTGCCGCTTCTGGATCGGCAACGTCTCGATGCCGATCGATCTCATCGGCGACGCGGCGTGCGTCGATGACAATACCGTTGACACTCAAAGACATGACGGACTCCTGCAATACGTTGACTGCGACGCCCCCACATTTCCGCCAGCCCGACCGATCCATCGCCTGCGTTCAGAACTCGTTCTGAATGCGGCGATACGCGCGCGCGAGCTCCACGTTGGTGCGACTCACCGACTCGGAGAACTCGCGCGCGTCGACCGTGACCTTCGGAATGGTCGCGAGATCGGTCTCGCGGCTGATATGCGTGGTCGACGGAATATAGAAGTTCTCGGGAATATCCCGTCCGTCGATCACGCTGTTGTGCCGCACGACCACGCCGTCATGGACGACGCAGTTGAACAGCACCGAATTGAATCCGATGAAAACGTTGTTACCGATGGCGCACGGTCCATGCACGATGGAGCGATGCGCGATGGACGTGTTCTCGCCGATGGCAACGCGTGCACCGTCTTTCGAATGGATCACGACCCCGTCCTGAATATTGGAATTGGCGCCGATCACGATCGGC
The Pandoraea pulmonicola DNA segment above includes these coding regions:
- a CDS encoding NAD(P)/FAD-dependent oxidoreductase, whose product is MTLEPTQARIVRTAPRDATGRAIVIGAGMAGLFAAHVLAGHFDEVLLVERDRLGDAPGPRAGVPQGHYVHQLLMRGRKTLEALFPDLGQTLLDAGAVPLDWYRSVRWLGPAGWLARAEEGFVTWSTSRDLLEFEVRRRVLAHARVSVLTGRDVTGLHFDPVLGRVCGVNVRRRCGESSANTDEADGGCGADSVETLGAAFVVDASGRSSRAPTWLLAAGFEAVQETVVDARVGYSSRLYRMPKRSVWRDWDALVIHGRPPECLRSGTIFPIEGNRWIVTLTGAGGDYPPGDDAGFLAFAHSLRGLALHDAIAHAEPVSPIRRFRRTENRLRHFDEMAAWPAGFAVLGDAACSFNPVYGQGMTVAALSAVALDAHLAHLRERRSAGEVPGSLALQRALARVAERAWIFATGVDLRQTANQGMTHWKARFMQRYVEVLLAMAVHDEAVYRRFLRVMHMIEPPAALFAPSVAARVAWRLVSGEEARRAAHRGAPGARDGVARSTRPR
- a CDS encoding fatty acid desaturase family protein gives rise to the protein MKSLARFLGLRYSQDLAPLALVAGTAALQWTAYFCIRDLRTAIACAVLLLLPQIAVSTAVHNQSHVGMFSNVWGNRTIELVMFLQTGMYAAKFRLHHSRGHHLHYMEPERDPSRWIDAGGRKMSRLVYVAHYFLTYDYHVLRIGRTCRHLRRRCLWQVAASVVVVAALFYHDPRNALLFFVAPIVLVWLNFIQLTYDDHIDLHGTDPFKASHTKTHRWLNRVFFNNGYHLAHHVRPGMHWSRLPEFHRQIAHRIEVPPSSSPLNRWFR
- a CDS encoding AfsA-related hotdog domain-containing protein; translation: MDPQATHPDAVAGNAGSGYSNAADAIEITTRLDSALVHKCDPANVFVASIDRADATPDGHDCFTAMLAIDPHHGFFFEHPLDHVPGLMLIEATRQVGTAISHRFYDVSHELAFVLDSLEVTFVHFAELHAPLAVRLVIVEKAYRHERLSSLACRSEWLQSGRTLGTMNAHWSFSSPALLARLRHASKARDVH
- a CDS encoding protoporphyrinogen/coproporphyrinogen oxidase, translating into MMMSTPSCAVVGGGISGIAAAHYLRAAGVHVELLEQRGAPGGRMTTAMLDGHCVDLGGKNIGRRYRRFRALAQELGSFAFEPFGINTSRIRNGRIVTLDSTHRLQSTLAYIKGCPPADAIRLAALCARVWLDDRNRFLDGPSFAALARRADDSPISSYFSAAFCRSVVRAMSVRMNGAEPDEIHLGNFGTHLGMWLDTYDQLKDGMGAFVRTAVAPLQVRCNVRVEQLMVRNGHVSGVLARHDDGRLRHLAYDRVVLATPACVSADLLREHDALLAAALDEIRYFPVLVAVAAYGRPIFSPTVRGLSFGPDCALSNAGAYGIDRLDTVRYTFSGRKARAVIDAARSESGLSAQNAEGLLNMAEATLNRYIPVGREDRREFVTHLFDPGLCAYAPHHYRLRALLRDPRHAIDGLALAGDYLRGASIEACMFSAQEAAACIAQSSPERHPRYTADPGYGFRASGNVRH
- a CDS encoding peptidylprolyl isomerase, which gives rise to MSLSVNGIVIDARRVADEIDRHRDVADPEAAARHALVSRELLRQRVRDLRLLAETDVDSASDDAIIDALFTRDVHVRRPTEAECRAYFHDHAGQFRVGDKVQASHILFALSAGVPLSTTLGRAQAALDAVLAEPASFESVAARMSDCPSGRDGGSLGMLARGSGAPEFELVLFCGERLGVVPRLINTRYGFHVVRIERRVKGRMPPFERVADRIAAQLYEQARARALRHYVALLAGAADISGEKGSDAGGEKSDEGFWIQ
- a CDS encoding DapH/DapD/GlmU-related protein; the encoded protein is MLRKNPRGDYPVVHESSFIDPTAILCGQIIVGENVFIGPYAVLRADEVDENGKMEPIVIGANSNIQDGVVIHSKDGARVAIGENTSIAHRSIVHGPCAIGNNVFIGFNSVLFNCVVHDGVVVRHNSVIDGRDIPENFYIPSTTHISRETDLATIPKVTVDAREFSESVSRTNVELARAYRRIQNEF